In Ananas comosus cultivar F153 linkage group 7, ASM154086v1, whole genome shotgun sequence, the sequence ACCTTGCAGCaagctgcttcttcttcttcttcttcttttgttggCCTAGGGTGTTTGTTGTTTAGGTAGTGCATAGATTGTTGTCTCACTTGTAAGTatctaggattttttttttgtctcattGGTTGCTTTTTACAATGTTACTTGGAGAAACTTACAGGTTGTTTTCTTGCTCAGAGATATAAAAAGGGCAGTCCAGAAAAAGCTGTTTAATTCTGTTAATGCAATATCCAATGGTGTtaacatttcttttttaatgTAGGCCTCAAGTGACTATCGCCACTGCAATTGTGTTCTGTCATCGTTTTTTCCTACGCCAGTCACATGCCAAGAATGATAGACGAGTAAgtttatttaaagtatttgtCAGTggctttttgtttttgttttttttttttttttggtgtctGCATTTTTTATAAGACCTTTAGATTTACAACTTAGTAAATTGGATCCCAATCATGACTTGCCATGATACGGGTGCCATCCAAGTCTTCTAAAGTAGTCAAAGACCAGTGAGTTTTATTGGAATGCTTAAGCAGATTAGCTGTTGTCATGTAGCGAATCTGTGAAGATTTGGTGCGAAAGTTCCTTGCGGGGCAATTTTGGGCACATTAGATGTGGTGATTAAGCATGGCAACATACTAACATGGGGGCCCTGTGAAAATTACCCATGGTGTCGGTACATATGGGAAATATTACATGAAGTACAATGAGCGATTCCTGATTGCTCACCCATATAGTGTACTTTATGGGTTTTTATTCTTCTCCCAAATAATCCAAGTTGAAGTTTTCACTTTTAGCACCTACTTGCTACTAGTAGGTGCAATTGCGGCTTGCCCTGGAGCAtgatctatctctctctctctctctctctctctctctctctctgtgaaataaaaagaaagatttgAACAGTAACAGTTCTAATGTCTGCTGATGTGTGCAACCTCCTGCTCTAttgcactttttctttttttcactgtCATATGTGACATTTATGCAATGAGCATGGGCATTCTTTTACTTGTTGTGCATAGAAAggaaatttaaatagttatattTTGTTTGGAAGTCATTATTTTTCTTTGGTTCTTGCTGCTAACCTTGGATACCCTTTGTTTTTACATTACATTAGCTAGTTACTTCTAAATATGTTCAGAACATGAAAGGTAAAAGGTGAGATATGCTCACTCATAACCAGCTCCAGCGTTACTTCTTACCTTCCTATACATGTACTTCAGTTGTTtataagaaacaaaaatatCTTGGTCAATCAACATAAATAAGAGACAAGAACTTCAATGGACTTTTAGGGAATGATGTGATCGCCATTTTCTGGGAATGGGAGATCTTGAGGTGAAAATGCTGGAAAAGCTTATTAAGTTAGAGTTATAAAGAAACTACTACCTCAGATGTTAGTTTGGGAATGATTTTGGGTTGCTTTTGCTGGATTTTAGCTTGTAATTGCTGATGTGTTTGCAGACAATTGCGACAGTTTGCATGTTTTTAGCCGGAAAGGTTGAAGAAACGCCTCGGCCCTTAAAGGATGTTATTCTTGTTTCATACGAAATCATTCATAAGAAGGATCCTGATGCTGTCCAGAGAATCAAACAAAGGGTAATTGATTTGTTGTGTTTTATAGCTGCATTCCGTCCTTTTTCAGGTTTGTAGTCAACGCTTTTGTTGCTCGCACCCGACTATAATTTTCTGCTTCCTGTATGCACTAGTTTCCTGAAGTAATAACCATCTaactgtctctctctcttaagAGAATTCTTACTTTGTTGATCTAAGTTTGTCTGCGATCTTTCATTCATGTTAAATCTTATAGTACTGACCTGTAATGGATTTGAATATCCATTAATTTAGTAAGATACATTGATTgcctttaaaaaatttttgcaaTGTGTTTAGCCACTTGTTATTTGCTGTTAAGTTATTTTTTCCACCTTTTAACTATTTTTGGAACCTGTAGATGATCAATCTGAAAGGAGGATAATTTGGACCAAAAAGGAATAAATAGTTTTGCAACTTGAGGGGTAGAAATTTGTACCAACAGGTTGACAACTCAAAAGGTTTGATTTTATTGCTCGAAGTGGGCTTTTAGACCCCTCAATGAAGAAGCTAATGAAGCTTATACTTCTGAATTTATAGGGTACTCGTCAAGGGATTTTAGTAATTTAACTTGAACAACACTGGTATAGAAGCTCCTTTTGGTCCAAGCACTCCATCAGGTCATACACCTGGTGTCCATGATTGTAGGTTATTTATTAGCAGGACTTGATAGCCTATTCTTATTCATTCTGTGTAGACCTAAACCCGAACTAATTTTCTCATGTGTCTGACACATTTCTTTGTCTCACTTAAGGATTACGTAATGTAATGGCTGTGCTTTCCTTAGGATTGTTTAGAGTGAAAAAGGTAGACCCCCTTTCCCTTCACCTCCAAATGCCAATACTTcctcttttttatctttatatctTCTTCAGTGAACCTCCCTTTTCTTACTTATCGAAGATTCTCTTTTGGTTTGTCTTTTCCCTTTCCACTGTAATCTTTCCTCTTTCATTTATCTATTTTACCAATATATTCGATTTTTCTGTCGTTTTTAAGTTTCCTgatgttcttctttttcatgCATCCGCGTGTTTACTTTTGATTAATCTTCAAGAGTGACAGTCTTGACAATGGCAATTTTGAACTTTGCAGGAAGTTTACGAACAGCAGAAGGAACTTATTTTACTTGGCGAGCGAGTAGTACTTGCGACCCTCGGTTTTGACCTTAATGTTCACCATCCCTATAAGCCCTTGGTCGAAGCGATAAAGAAATTTAAGGTTGCTCAACATGCGCTCGCCCAAGTTGCGTGGAACTTTGTCAATGATGGGTATGCTAAAGCTACCATTATATCTTCTTTCtgaatcttaaaattttaaataatgtgTATTTACTACGCATTAAAAGGGGGTGTGCAGGCTACGCACTTCGCTTTGCCTGCAATTTAAGTCCCACCATATAGCAGCTGGTGCTATCTTCCTTGCTGCCAAATTTCTTAAAGTGAAGCTTCCATCTGACGGTGAGAAGGTCTGGTGGCAAGAATTTGATGTTACTCCACGGCAGTTGGAAGGTTGGTACGCTGGATAGAAGTTCTTCAAATATGTAATTAAACCAATCAACCCTTTCATTAGTATAATATTACACAAgccaacacacacacacgcacgcacgaGAAAAGGAAATAGTCAGAATTATATTTACCTTGTCTGTACTACAGTGCATTTTGAAACAGGTTCCTGAACTTttggaaatttgatttttctacccaaccttacaattttttaatttcagaaTATTCTATCTAGTTTTCTTAGAACATGATGATACCAATTTGTAAGGTTAGATAACAACATTAGAATTGATGTTCAGGTACCCATTTCAAAACACACTATATCTTGGGATTACACTATATCTCAGGAATACACGATCTTACCAAACGGGATACTGTACTAGGACATGCACAAAAATGTTACGcatcttattttttctttgtgcTTTGCGAGTTTAGACTGCAAATCTTTTTACTTTAAGTAATTTGTTTGTTTCTCTGTCAGAGGTCAGCAATCAAATGTTGGAATTATATGAACAAAACCGTGCGGCACCACCCCCACCCCATGCAAACGAAACAGAAGGGAGCTCAGCCAGTGGGCCCAGCCACCAGCCTTCTGCCAGAGTTCCAGGTGCAGCTTCTGAAGAAGTTCCTCCACCAAATGGAGGACATTCTCAGGTGACAACAAAACCTCCTACCATGCATCACTCTATACCGATAAGCTCGTCAGCTCAACCTCTACATCATGATCAACCTTACCCAGATTATTATAAACAAAATGAGTCCCATAGAATACTGCAAAAAGACAGTAACGACCGTGAGAGCATTAAAACTAAAACCAGCTTTAGTGAAGGTAAAACTGAAGCTGGTATTGTAGAAGAGCCTGAAGCGCGGGCCTTTACTGGAGCAGATGAAGCCAAAGAAAAACCTTCTGCTTTTGATTCTATGAAGAAGATTGACAAGGATAAAGTAAAAGCTGCTTTGGAGAAACGAAAGAAGCTAAAAGGAGATGTTGCTCGAAAAGTTGATCCGGTGGATGAAGATGATCTCATTGAGAGGGAGTTAGAACATGGCGTTGAATTGGCTGTCGAGGACGAGAGGATCAAGCAGGAGAGGAGGCAGAAACCATATCATATAACAGAAAACGGAAACCTTGGAGTAGAGAGGGCATTGGAGGGTGCTGAAGAAGGGGAGGTGTCGATGGATGGTCGAGATTATTGCTCTCCAGAGCCAAGCAGTCAAAAGAGAAAGGCGACAACAAGCCCTACCAGCAAACATTTTGGTGGGAAGGATGGGTATGATGGCCAGCATTATCATGGGCCCTTCTCAAAGCGGCGTGAAGGTTTAGACGATGCACGAATCGCCAGTAGATTCGAACGCGGCGAGAAGGAACATAAAAGGTTCAGACAGGAAAATCAAGTTTGATTTACAGGCTGTGGTATTTAGCTATGAGTTTCTTATTGCTTCCTGGCGTGAGCTGATAAGGAAAGAAGCCTTCAACCTTAGCATATTTATAACCGCTTAGCGACGACGGTATGCTCTTTAACTATTCTCTACAATTCCTGCTGCTCGTCATTTGGGAGGTTGTAACGAAACTTTACGTTCTGCCGGATTGTATTTCTCTAGGGAGACTTATATGAGGTACCATACTGAgacatgttttatttttttttttcactctagATGTTGGATGATGTCTCTCTACAGGCAAAAATATAAAGATACTTGAAAATTTCGAGCACATCCACATTTAGTAGCGGTGTTCTCTCTAAAAATCTCATCGCCTCTCAGGTTGCAGAGCTCAGTGATCACAGGTTGAAGTTCGAGGTTAACGAGAGCTTACGTTTTcgtttatgattttatttaggTAGTAATGGCTAACACCTGGTTGTTTGCTGAAATTGTTAAAGTATTTATGAAGTGTTGGTTTAATTTCACTACCAATTATTACGACTATTTTCAATGGCCATCGCGTTACATAACCaaggaggaaaaaaaggaaataaaaaattaactatctCAAAGTGAACAAATTATTTGTACGATTTTTTTAAAACCAAAAAGTTCGTAGCTGCATCAGCTACGCTCCAAGCACATCACAGTGAACGGTCAACAAATTAACACAAACTATTGCTATTTCCATTTGTTCGCTAGATCCACTTCCATACCCCATCGGAAACAACATCAAACCAGACAAAAACAAAGCTGAGAGATCCAAGAACACAACATAACGCACGCGGTCAAAAAGGAAACCCTAAAACCATAAAGATCCGCAAACTAGTGAAGCATAGAAAGGAAACAACTACGGTACTCTGTCTCTCTAGCTTCAACTCCTCCAACTCCCATCCGAAGCCCCGCCCCCACGGGAGTAGCGCGATCCACCGTCgtagcctcctcctcctccgtagCCACGATCGCGGCCGCCGCCTCCGCTGCGGTTGtaacctccgccgccgccgccgccgccgccgctaccGCGGGACTGGGCCTCGTTGACGGTGATGCTCCTCCCGTCGAGGTTTTTCCCGTTCATCCCCTCGATGGCATCCCTCATCGCCTGCTCGTTCGCGAAGGTGACGAACCCGAACCCCCTCGACCTCCCCGTCTCCCGATCGTTGATGATCTGCGTAGGTAACAAATCCTCAAACCCCGATCTCAGATCCGgctctaaaatatatatcaagTTCACAGAAAAAAGaggttaaaaaaagagaaacgaaAAACGAACCTTAGACTCTAAGATCTCGCCGTAGGGTTTGAACGCTTCCTCGAGGGAGCGGTCGTCCGTGGCCCAAGCGAGGCCACCAACAAAGCAGCGGAACTCGACGTCAGCGGCTGCCATCGGAGAAGGTGGAGGGGAacggaaaccctaaccctagagcggaggagaaagaaacaaagagaggtGGAGGCGAAAACCAACCAACCTCTATGAGAGCACGAGAGATCTAGGGTTCCAAACGACAACCATTTATAGCGCGCTAAAACTGATCTCAACCGTTGATGTAGGAGGGTCACAGCTGTAGCGGTGATCGTACGGTGGAGATGATTTATAATGTTAAGCACCAAAATTAGTGCTCCTGGAATACACGTTAATTAAGGATAAGATATAAGATTAGGAACAGGGGAGTGGGCTTTAATTCTATGGCGTGTggtaactttttaattttacaaagaGCGTGGCCCATTAACGGCCCACTAATGCTTTAtgatttttttgtctttttgggCACGTGCTATTGTGGGGCTCAAGGCTCGCCGTGGCAACACTATCTACGGTTACAGCAAAACCTTCATGTGGTCCGTCTTTGCTTGTCCGAATTAGAGCAACGACGTGGTTGTTGTTGATTGAGGGTCACGAGGTCCttctaatattaataaattaaatatatattagacaaaaatatataaaaagtatatttttatattttttcataaaattatagGAGATATATCTCATCATTTATATAGaatcaaatatgatattttttaattatatatatattttttatcgcaTGTAATATAATCTCATTATAATTTCTAATGGAATCCGAGTACACTGGCATTGGACAGAATAGTGAAACCTAACTTCCGTGAGGCCTACGTGGCATGCGTGTGCAAATTCATCTGACGTACGGTACGAACTCTCCACCATACTCTTAACAAATGCGAAGTCGAGTCTGAGTTTTATTGTATGGACGGAACTTGCCTGATCAATAGATCAAGTAAGATCGAtcggcaaaaggcttggtggttggtactcgagactcaagtttgaattctagttgatttatattttcagctaagtttatttctaaatgaaataaacgaagcaggtagcgtgctacctatctttcaaaaaaaaaaaaaaagtaaggtcGATCGGACTGTTTACTGTTTGGTGTGAATTCATAACTAATCCACCATTtcaattataaaagaaaattattaaaacCTGTTAATTTGTTCTAAGGCTGggagttttttttctttaagaaattagaaaacttttaccaaaaaaaaaattaaaggcaaatataaaaaaaaaggcaaaggTCCCACCGAGATTTGAACTCGGGTTACTGGATTCAGAGTCCAATGTCCTGACCACTAGACCATGGGACCTAGGTAGCTTAACACGTCCTAAACATTATATAAAACAAGTAATTTGCattaactattattttttttaaattttgttaaataaaataCGACGAATGCATTATGCATCAGACGTGGCAAAGATTCAGATTCGCATGTCGTACTAACGCGGCGGTAGTCTTTGTCGTGTatcaattaaagaaaaaatccCTCTGCTCGTCACTCGTCAGTCGTCACCCGCATGAACAGTGTGCAGTATCGTTCTCCGCCTACAGTACCCGGACGACACTTCGAAGTAGAGAGCAAGCGAAGCTCCTCCAATGGCGACGCTCCTGCTTACTCGGCGCTtcgcttcctcctcctcctcctccgtcgcccGGAGGAAGTGGGGCGCGGTGGTCGTCGGCGGCGGCCACAACGgcctcgtcgccgccgcctaCCTCGCCCGCTCCGGCCTCTCCGTCGCCCTCCTCGAGAAGCGCCACCtcctcggcggcgccgccgtctCCGAGGAGCTCGTCCCAGGCTTCCTCTTCTCCCGATGTAGCTACCTCCTCAGCCTCCTCCGCCCCTCCCTCATCCGGTAAACCCCCGATCTCGATCTCTCTAGAAATCTCTAGACCTCTTCTGATTTGATCGTCTTTGGTGAAATTGGGGCTTAGGGAGCTCGAGTTGGAGAGGCATGGTCTCAAGCTTCTCCGCAGGAGCCCCTCGTCGTTCACCCCGTGTCTCGATGGGCGATATCTCCTGCTAGGGGCCGATGCGGAGTTGAACCACTCGGAGATCGCGAAGTTCTCTAAGAAGGACGCATTGGCGTACCCAAGGTGATAGTAATTTTAGACAACATCCTTTCATTCGGAGCATGATGCGTTAATGGCGTATCCAATCGCGAACGAGTGATCGACTCTGTAGTCGTTCTCTATTCTCTGTCtcattttgtatttgaattttttccaGTACAAACACCAATGAAATAACTGAAGAGAATGAGCATTGAGAGAGATCACAAAGATAAATGTAATGTTATGCACATAAAACGAAGGAGTTTTGTGAAAATTTGATGAAGCCACTACAAAGTGCTACTCTTTTTGTCCACTAGAAATAACGAAACTTCATTATTGTTTTCCACAAGTTTCATTGGgtaatgatttttattttttggtcgGTTAGATATGAAAAGCAACTGGAGAAATTCTGTAAGTTCATGGATTTTCTTCTTGATTCGCCACCGCCAGAAATAAGGCATGAAGCTCCATCTGTAGTTGACGGCATGAAGGATATGCTACATAAATCTGCATTTTGGAGCCGTTGCCTCCAACATGTTTTAAGCTTGGGGCAGAAGGACATGATGTAagtgatttaaattatttgtcaGATTCCAGCACCTTTTCTATTGACCATCTGTTTTCTGAGCCTTTGGATCATTATATGTTTCACATTATATATCATTGGTATTAGCACATTTAATCAACTCTTTTGCTATTTGATGTGTTACTCAGTGATTTAGTCCTCTGCAACCATTCTATTGGCAGGGATTTCTTGGATCTGCTACTTTCACCAGCGTCAAAGGTTTTGAACAACTGGTTTGAGGTCATCATCTATGACAAAATTTCTCCAAATGGATCATCAGCATGGAAAATCCTGTACTGTAAATTTGACCTGCTGCCATAGAGGGTGTAACTGTTAAATCTGATTTATATTGTTTTCCTGCTTGTAGACAGAGGTGTTGAAGGCAACACTTGCAACAGATGCTGTAATTGGTTCTATGGTAAGGATTACCTATGTGTGCCATATAAAATCACTCTCATTAATTTGTGGAAACATAATAAGAGTTTCTTCTAAGTTGTCATATTTAGTGAGATTCTCTCTTGTGCAAATTTTCTCCTGTAGATTTGGATTTTTCTCACTAAATTCTTCTGCAGGCAACTGTCCACACTCCAGGCTCTGGATATGTTTTACTGCATCATGTAATGGGGGAAACTGGTGGTGAACGTGGTGTTTGGTCGTATGGTTCTGTCTTTCTATCCTCTTTATAAGTTTATACTTCTTATAggttttgagtttttatttgCCGCCATAGGACCTTATAACTGTGCTGCAACTTAAGATCCTTGCTTGGTATTCATGCTTTCTATATTAAATTAAACAGGTTCAAGGTTCATCATTGATGTTTGAAACAATGCAAACTTTTGACTCTTGACGTCTTTGAAAAATCATTGCTCATATACTTGATGATCAGCATAGAGAATTCCAAACACTGAATGACTATTCTTTATTAGATCTCATTGGCAAACCCAACAACAAGGGATTAACTTGCTGCAGGTATGTTGAAGGTGGAATGGGCTCAGTGTCCCTGGCTATAAGTAAAGCAGCTCGTGAAGCAGGAGTGCATATTATGACAAATGCCGAGGTTTGCTTCCTTTAACTCATGTCTTTCACCTGCATAGCCTATTGAAGCtgcatcttcttttcttttgaatgtCATTTGGATCTCACTAATCAAGTGGAAATAAGAATTTACTAACTTGCACATCTAGTGTGTTTGATTAATTAACAATCATCCGTACTTCTTTCCCTCTATGAATCATTTAAATTCCATGATGTTCATTTTGTGCTTTGATATTTTGCTAGTGAAAACAATTAGAGATTTTATGACAGCAAGGATTTCATGCTTGCATTGCAGCCTTGCAATTTCTTTTTTGGGGCCTTACCATTATATTCCTTGCATATTGACAATACATCAATTATTCTGGTCTTGTATAGGTTGCCCAAGTGATCGTCGATGAGAATAGCAGAGCTGTAAAGGGGGTAATTCGCATCTTGATAGATCCATGTATGGATATTCTTTCTGGTTTTATTACCATTTTATAATTGATGGATCATCTCAGGTAGTGCTGGCTGATGGAACAGAGGTGCATTCATCAGTTGTTCTCTCAAATGCTACCCCATATCGAACATTTGTGGTAATTTACTGGTGcagatagaaaatttatttctacATAATGTATGCACGATTacaaagtaataattttttttcaatgattTACGTCTTGTTCTTATGTAGGAACTAGTGCCTCCTAACTTGCTTCCAGAAGACTTTATCTCTTCTATTAACAATTTGGACTACAGCTCAGTAAGTTTTCCCTTTTCCCCTCATAAGTATTTTGACATACGAATGGTTTATATACTTCAAATGTATCCTTTTACTTAAAATGGTTGATCTCCTTGTTGAGGTAATTCAACCTAAATAAAATGTGTTAGAAGGCCTAAAATCATAGGAATAGGGAAATCTGCTGATACTTCAACTTTAGAGTAGAAATATATAGGTCTTGTACCACAGGAGGCATTGTACTTTGGAACTGTTTTGTAATCCGTGCTGTTTTCATCCCAATTATTATTTTGACTCCTTTTTGATATTGAGTAATCATCAAGTGATTATTATGCATTCAGGTAAGTTTAATTCACATATTAAAACTCATGATAGTCCATAGTGTAAAATAGTTACATACAATTCTAAAGTCAggcttttcaaattttttgttcaTCTCATGATAAGTCATAGTCCATACTATTTCCTGAACATAAAAATGTGCTCTGTTCTGAAACACAGGGAACGACAAAGATTAACTTAGCCGTTGATAGGTTGCCCCAGTTCCAGTGTTGCAAAGGTAACCATCTTGAGACAGGTCCTCAGCATGTGGGAACCATACACATTGGATCTGAAAGGTTCACTGActaatttaatttcagttaCTTTTTTTGAACTGGTCTTATTTGCTCATTTATTTGACTCGATTTGATTCAGTTCTTTCCATTATGTTGAATACATCTGTATGTCTTGCTGTATATATCTAGGGGCTTTGATCTTTGTTCTGTCCTCTGGACTTTTTAGCTAATATCTTATTCTTCATTTTTAAGCATGGAGGAAATTGATGAAGCCTACAAAGATGCCTTGACTGGTGTACCATCTAAAAGACCTCTTATTGAAATGACAATTCCCTCCGTCTTGGATAGGACGATTTCTCCGCCAGGTATGACAAGTTTGTGACTATTGTATGATTGCATTCATATTGAagtaaatgtaaaaaaaaaaagtctattaGTTACAAAAGAGCTAGTTAGCTCTGAGCAAGTATTGAGTAAATGGAGCATGCGTGTGTCCTATTAATAGCATCGATTATCTTAGGTATTGAGAAATTTAGCGTAATTACGTTGATATTTTTAGGCATTGCATAGGTCCAGTAaactgataatttttttttttcattttggatAATTGTTTGCATATATTAACCTATCTCTGAAATTCAAGTAATTAATGTTCTCTCTTTTAGGCCAGCATGTGATTAATCTCTTTGTGCAATATACACCCTACAAACTTGCAGAAGGCAGCTGGCACGATTCGAATATCAGAGTGAGTTGGTCTTCCAGTTGTGTTTGGCTTCGTGTGTTTTCTTTTGGATTTTTACGAGGCATTAAAACTTTGAGCTTAACATTGAGAACGATATTTGTTTCAAAACAGTTAAAGATATAATCATTTTATTCTCGTAGGTTTgaattctttacttttatctaCAAAATGGCTGGCCCAGTCTCAAAATTTTTCTGct encodes:
- the LOC109712514 gene encoding glycine-rich RNA-binding protein GRP1A-like, whose product is MAAADVEFRCFVGGLAWATDDRSLEEAFKPYGEILESKIINDRETGRSRGFGFVTFANEQAMRDAIEGMNGKNLDGRSITVNEAQSRGSGGGGGGGGGYNRSGGGGRDRGYGGGGGYDGGSRYSRGGGASDGSWRS
- the LOC109712756 gene encoding pyridine nucleotide-disulfide oxidoreductase domain-containing protein 2 isoform X2 translates to MATLLLTRRFASSSSSSVARRKWGAVVVGGGHNGLVAAAYLARSGLSVALLEKRHLLGGAAVSEELVPGFLFSRCSYLLSLLRPSLIRELELERHGLKLLRRSPSSFTPCLDGRYLLLGADAELNHSEIAKFSKKDALAYPRYEKQLEKFCKFMDFLLDSPPPEIRHEAPSVVDGMKDMLHKSAFWSRCLQHVLSLGQKDMMDFLDLLLSPASKVLNNWFETEVLKATLATDAVIGSMATVHTPGSGYVLLHHVMGETGGERGVWSYVEGGMGSVSLAISKAAREAGVHIMTNAEVAQVIVDENSRAVKGVVLADGTEVHSSVVLSNATPYRTFVELVPPNLLPEDFISSINNLDYSSGTTKINLAVDRLPQFQCCKGNHLETGPQHVGTIHIGSESMEEIDEAYKDALTGVPSKRPLIEMTIPSVLDRTISPPGQHVINLFVQYTPYKLAEGSWHDSNIRESFAQRCFSLIDEYAPGFSSSIIGYDMLTPPDLEREIGLTGGNIFHGSMGLDSLFLLRPVKGWSDYRTPLKGLYLCGSGAHPGGGVMGAPGRNAASVVIQDMNKV
- the LOC109712756 gene encoding pyridine nucleotide-disulfide oxidoreductase domain-containing protein 2 isoform X1 translates to MATLLLTRRFASSSSSSVARRKWGAVVVGGGHNGLVAAAYLARSGLSVALLEKRHLLGGAAVSEELVPGFLFSRCSYLLSLLRPSLIRELELERHGLKLLRRSPSSFTPCLDGRYLLLGADAELNHSEIAKFSKKDALAYPRYEKQLEKFCKFMDFLLDSPPPEIRHEAPSVVDGMKDMLHKSAFWSRCLQHVLSLGQKDMMDFLDLLLSPASKVLNNWFETEVLKATLATDAVIGSMATVHTPGSGYVLLHHVMGETGGERGVWSYVEGGMGSVSLAISKAAREAGVHIMTNAEVAQVIVDENSRAVKGVVLADGTEVHSSVVLSNATPYRTFVELVPPNLLPEDFISSINNLDYSSGTTKINLAVDRLPQFQCCKGNHLETGPQHVGTIHIGSESMEEIDEAYKDALTGVPSKRPLIEMTIPSVLDRTISPPGMTSQHVINLFVQYTPYKLAEGSWHDSNIRESFAQRCFSLIDEYAPGFSSSIIGYDMLTPPDLEREIGLTGGNIFHGSMGLDSLFLLRPVKGWSDYRTPLKGLYLCGSGAHPGGGVMGAPGRNAASVVIQDMNKV
- the LOC109712512 gene encoding cyclin-T1-3-like; translation: MVESSSYRSSIDRHEEESCPGSSWYFSRKEIEENSPSRRDGIDPKKETYLRKSYCTFLQDLGMRLKVPQVTIATAIVFCHRFFLRQSHAKNDRRTIATVCMFLAGKVEETPRPLKDVILVSYEIIHKKDPDAVQRIKQREVYEQQKELILLGERVVLATLGFDLNVHHPYKPLVEAIKKFKVAQHALAQVAWNFVNDGLRTSLCLQFKSHHIAAGAIFLAAKFLKVKLPSDGEKVWWQEFDVTPRQLEEVSNQMLELYEQNRAAPPPPHANETEGSSASGPSHQPSARVPGAASEEVPPPNGGHSQVTTKPPTMHHSIPISSSAQPLHHDQPYPDYYKQNESHRILQKDSNDRESIKTKTSFSEGKTEAGIVEEPEARAFTGADEAKEKPSAFDSMKKIDKDKVKAALEKRKKLKGDVARKVDPVDEDDLIERELEHGVELAVEDERIKQERRQKPYHITENGNLGVERALEGAEEGEVSMDGRDYCSPEPSSQKRKATTSPTSKHFGGKDGYDGQHYHGPFSKRREGLDDARIASRFERGEKEHKRFRQENQV